One window of the Candidatus Saccharibacteria bacterium genome contains the following:
- a CDS encoding transposase family protein, which yields MKKNLTRHQVIAYRKRVLTEADAKGAAIAARMFGIHRDTIYAWRIELFPQKPGPKGRVSWQTNEDIEDLVLQIRLGLSYGPKRIVDEMSDSGISIGEKAVRGIIERADLVKHQKHPKKKPTRPFYAPYPGYRVQIDTKAAPVRPDEDKRRSRRQQFTAIDIVSKIRYLAVKDGLSNSNSIAFVREALAFYESIGITVECVQTDNHSTFTNLSTGGNKKRDHELRRIHPFTQYLLDRGIEHKLSRPGTPQHNGFVERSHRTDEEEFYHVTKTTELDVVAFNEAMKLWQNEYNRVRRHSSCNNLPPMEHYEAVWKGTVTHV from the coding sequence ATGAAGAAGAACCTAACCCGACATCAAGTTATTGCCTATCGTAAACGAGTGTTAACTGAAGCCGATGCGAAAGGCGCGGCAATCGCTGCCCGAATGTTTGGGATCCATCGGGATACTATCTATGCTTGGCGGATCGAACTGTTCCCGCAGAAGCCTGGACCAAAAGGCAGGGTATCCTGGCAGACGAATGAAGACATTGAGGATTTGGTGCTACAAATCAGGCTGGGACTATCCTATGGCCCGAAGCGAATCGTCGATGAGATGAGTGACTCTGGAATATCCATTGGCGAGAAAGCTGTCCGCGGCATTATTGAACGAGCCGACCTCGTAAAGCACCAGAAACATCCAAAGAAAAAGCCAACGAGACCGTTCTACGCGCCCTATCCAGGCTACCGAGTGCAGATTGACACTAAGGCTGCACCGGTTCGTCCGGACGAAGATAAACGACGGAGTCGGAGACAGCAGTTTACAGCGATAGACATTGTCAGCAAGATCCGGTACCTGGCGGTCAAGGATGGCTTGTCGAATAGCAACTCAATCGCCTTTGTGCGTGAAGCCCTGGCGTTCTACGAATCGATTGGTATTACGGTGGAATGTGTCCAGACAGATAACCACTCCACGTTCACCAATTTGTCTACTGGCGGTAACAAAAAGCGTGACCATGAGCTCAGACGTATCCACCCGTTCACGCAGTACCTGCTCGACCGGGGCATCGAGCACAAGCTATCCCGACCGGGTACACCCCAACATAATGGTTTTGTCGAGCGGAGCCATCGGACAGACGAAGAAGAGTTTTACCACGTCACCAAAACGACCGAGCTTGATGTCGTCGCGTTCAACGAAGCAATGAAACTATGGCAGAACGAATACAATCGCGTGAGACGGCATAGCAGCTGCAATAACCTGCCGCCAATGGAGCACTATGAAGCGGTATGGAAAGGAACAG